Proteins encoded within one genomic window of Couchioplanes caeruleus:
- a CDS encoding helix-turn-helix domain-containing protein, translating to MSATEQNGGPTVRRLQLGARLRSLRLAAGISRERAGYEIRGSESKISRMELGRVAFKERDVTDLLTLYGVTDSGEHQRLVALAREANSPGWWHSYGDVLATWFQNYLDLEQAAELIRSYEIQFVPGLLQTDAYARAVILLGHATASAEEIDRRADLRMARKRLLARENPPRLWAVIDEAVLKRPIGGRAVLREQVEYLLEMSTYPHIRLQVIPFRSGGHAAAGGAFTILRFPHQNLPDVVYIEHLTSGIYLDKREEVDHYAAAMGRLFIDAAPPDETPGLLREALQDLR from the coding sequence ATGAGCGCCACCGAGCAGAACGGCGGGCCGACGGTTCGCCGGCTCCAGCTCGGCGCGCGCCTGCGCAGCCTACGGCTCGCGGCCGGGATCTCCCGCGAACGCGCGGGCTATGAGATCCGCGGTTCCGAGTCGAAGATCAGCCGGATGGAGCTCGGCCGCGTCGCGTTCAAAGAGCGCGACGTCACCGACCTGCTCACCCTGTACGGCGTGACGGACTCCGGCGAGCACCAACGGCTGGTCGCCCTCGCCCGCGAGGCCAATTCGCCCGGCTGGTGGCACTCGTACGGCGACGTGCTGGCCACCTGGTTCCAGAACTATCTGGACCTGGAGCAGGCTGCCGAGCTGATCCGTTCGTACGAGATCCAGTTCGTGCCGGGCCTGCTGCAGACCGATGCCTACGCCCGCGCCGTCATCCTGCTGGGCCACGCCACCGCCTCCGCGGAGGAGATCGACCGCCGTGCCGACCTGCGCATGGCCCGCAAGCGCCTCCTGGCCCGGGAGAACCCGCCACGCCTCTGGGCAGTGATCGACGAAGCGGTGCTCAAGCGCCCGATCGGCGGCCGGGCGGTCCTGCGGGAGCAGGTCGAGTATCTGCTGGAGATGTCCACCTACCCGCACATCCGGCTCCAGGTGATTCCCTTCCGCTCCGGCGGCCATGCCGCGGCGGGCGGCGCGTTCACCATCCTGCGCTTTCCTCACCAGAACCTTCCCGATGTGGTCTACATCGAACACCTGACCAGCGGCATCTACCTGGACAAGCGCGAAGAGGTCGACCACTACGCGGCGGCGATGGGCCGGCTGTTCATCGATGCGGCGCCACCGGACGAGACGCCCGGTCTGCTGCGGGAGGCCCTGCAAGATCTGCGGTAG
- a CDS encoding serine hydrolase domain-containing protein, whose translation MEPERLTNARRRLERAVRKVQADARVPALSVALHRADREPWTCTVGTSGDPQRPLDAGTRFRIGSVTKTLTAVLVLQARDDGLLDLDDPVSAHLDVPAHGTATIRSLLSHTAGYQREPYGDVWDVLTAPDDRRLLADLARAEQVLPAHRRYHYSNLGLAVLGQLVARLRGGTWASVLRERILDPLGLTATTVDPTAEAAVGYLVDAYSDAARPEPRLHLGGVSPAAQLWSTATDMARWAAFLASPELVDPDARVLAPATLDEMRWPRTTTDETLWTAGFGLGLILVPQGGRVTHVGHDGAMPGFLAGVYGRRGGEGNPGALGAAVLASSGTATEINDLVHELLTIAVDADPADIRPWSPGAAAPPQYRSILGPWWGEGFPHIFSWHDGALQSRAADAPADRPPSIFRPIPDQPDMLRTVSGREAGELLRLTRDAEGTVVRMHWATYRFTRLQETFEGVPVSEG comes from the coding sequence GTGGAGCCAGAACGACTGACGAACGCCCGCCGGCGCCTCGAGCGAGCCGTCCGCAAGGTCCAGGCGGACGCCCGCGTCCCGGCGCTCTCGGTCGCGCTGCACCGGGCCGACCGCGAGCCCTGGACCTGCACCGTCGGGACGTCCGGCGATCCGCAACGCCCGCTCGACGCCGGCACCCGCTTCCGCATCGGCTCGGTGACCAAGACGCTCACCGCCGTACTGGTGCTCCAGGCCCGTGACGACGGTCTGCTCGACCTCGACGACCCGGTCTCCGCCCACCTCGACGTCCCGGCCCACGGCACGGCGACGATCCGCAGCCTGCTGTCGCACACGGCGGGCTACCAGCGCGAGCCCTACGGCGACGTCTGGGACGTGCTGACCGCCCCCGACGACCGCCGGCTGCTCGCCGACCTGGCGCGGGCCGAGCAGGTGCTGCCGGCCCACCGCCGCTACCACTACTCCAACCTCGGCCTCGCCGTCCTCGGTCAACTGGTGGCCCGGCTCCGCGGCGGCACCTGGGCCTCGGTGCTGCGGGAACGCATCCTCGACCCGCTCGGCCTCACCGCCACCACGGTCGACCCCACCGCCGAGGCGGCGGTCGGCTACCTCGTCGACGCGTACTCCGACGCCGCGCGCCCCGAGCCCCGGCTGCATCTCGGCGGTGTGTCCCCGGCGGCTCAGCTCTGGAGCACGGCCACCGACATGGCCCGCTGGGCGGCGTTCCTCGCCTCGCCCGAGCTCGTCGACCCGGACGCCCGCGTGCTGGCGCCGGCCACCCTCGACGAGATGCGCTGGCCGCGCACCACCACCGACGAGACGCTGTGGACCGCCGGCTTCGGCCTCGGCCTGATCCTGGTGCCGCAGGGTGGCCGCGTGACGCACGTCGGTCACGACGGCGCCATGCCGGGCTTCCTGGCGGGCGTCTACGGCCGCCGCGGCGGCGAGGGAAACCCGGGCGCACTCGGCGCGGCGGTCCTCGCCTCCTCGGGTACGGCGACAGAGATCAACGACCTGGTCCACGAGCTCCTGACCATCGCGGTCGACGCCGACCCGGCCGACATCCGCCCCTGGTCCCCGGGCGCGGCGGCCCCACCGCAGTACCGCAGCATCCTGGGCCCCTGGTGGGGTGAGGGCTTTCCCCACATCTTCAGCTGGCACGACGGCGCCCTGCAGTCGCGCGCTGCGGACGCCCCGGCCGACCGGCCGCCGTCGATCTTCCGCCCGATCCCCGACCAGCCGGACATGCTGCGCACAGTGTCGGGCAGGGAGGCCGGCGAGTTGCTGCGGCTGACCCGGGACGCCGAGGGGACGGTCGTGCGGATGCACTGGGCCACCTACCGGTTCACCCGCCTTCAGGAGACCTTCGAGGGCGTGCCGGTGTCGGAGGGCTGA